The Pristiophorus japonicus isolate sPriJap1 chromosome 13, sPriJap1.hap1, whole genome shotgun sequence genome contains the following window.
TTTTCCTTCCTGTGTTATACttttgcattaaattgcatctgccgttGTTCTGCCCAACTTATTTTGTAATTTTGAGGATGCATTCTCTGATTCCACTGTGGTCCTTAATTCGGTATCCTCTTCAAATTTGACCAGTTTGCATTAAGTTCAGCTATACAGTTACTCCTTCAACCCTGCCTGAGAGTAGTTTCCAATGTTTTACCTGTTATTGATAGGCCTCTATTACCTAGGTCAGATATATCGCCCTTtataaggaaaaataaaaaaggcacTGTGTTTGCTTATTTATAATTCTATCGAACATTACCTGTGCGCAATGTCTCCCTCTTGACGATAGCCAGTGCCATGCAGATTTTCGCCCTTGACTGCTTCAGCATCCTAGCATATATGGCATTTGGTCCAGAGGATTTGTTAAGACTGTCTCTTGAGCTTGTACCCTTGCCACATTGACTTCAAAATCCTGTAGGATTTTGGGTGCACTACATGAATTAGCTGCTGTACATTTAATAGTTTTAATCATTTTAGTTTGAGTTACACTGGCACTTTTATCTTTTAGAATTCTGAATTCCTGCTCTTCTGCTGTTACAGAATGTTTTTGTATTCTTTCTTTTGTCTATGCTCCTCTATGCCTACTTTTTGTTGCACCTTTTTTAACCTACTTTAGCAAATTGCTCTGCTCCTTCAATTCTTCCCTTTACTGTAGtctttgtatatttggatttcttcaTTTCCAGTTTAGTTCCCCATTGCTCCATTTTGGTGAATGCTTATTTTGTTCACGTTAATTTTTTGGGCGTACGTACTCAAAGGTTTTTTCTCCACTGAGATGAAGTTTCCAGTTTATTTATTTTAGTTAATTCTTCATTTCCTGTTCAGTTTTCATTTCCAAAATCATTTGCTTTTGTCCCGATCGTTACTGGTGCTTTATTTTTGTTTGTGCTGGTTTGTTGGTAGTAAAGCCTATTGTAGAACAATAAAGGCATCCTTAAATCATGTGTCTTACTAAGATATTTTATTTTGATTTGGGACTTTAATTTACCTACTAAGTAAGAATGAATGGAAAAATTTGTCCTTGCTTATTCTTCTTTCGCTAATATACTTTTACTTTTTTAGTTGCCCAAAATGAATCATTCATTGGAGAATTCAATTCCTTATGAGGAATATTTACGAATGAAAGCACGGACAATACCACAGCATCGCATGAAGGAATTTTTGGATTCCATGAATGGCAAAGGGTCTGAAGAAGTCCAGCAGTTTGTTCAAACTCCTGTTACAATGTACCAACAAAGAGGACACTACATATACATGGACAGTGCTGATGTCGCTGGATCATTGCTAGAGTTAGCTAGACCTATTAGTTCTCCAATTCAGCAACACACATCACAGGGGTCACCAATAGGACAGCAACAGATGCAGTCTCACCATGTACAGGCACAACAAGTCCACCAGTTGGAAATTCAAACAGATCACCAGTCTTTGCAAGCAAAGCAGATGCAAGCCCAATTGCAGTCGCAGACTTCTTCTGAGGAACCACAATCTGGCAGTCAAGCAGTCAACTCTATAGCACAAGAAAGAAGGCCAAGCTCTTCAGGTGTTCCACAGCCTGTGAAGAAAAGGAAAGTTGATTTACCAACTGAAGAAAGCTATACCATGAGTCAGCCTTCAGTGCAAAATACAGTGACCACTGTGCTTACTCTGCCTTCTCAGGCTCAACAGCAAGGCTACATTCCTGTCCGTCAGGAACTGCTTACAGTGGACAGCAGTCAGTTGTATGGTATTGTTCCAGCCACCACCTCAGCTACTGGCCCATTATCCAACACTGAATCATGGACTATATATACAACTCCTGCTCCTTGCTCAGAAGGTCAAACTGTACTCCATACTGCAATTCCTCATGATGGCTGTAACCTAGTCCAAATTGATGAAATCCCAATGAGTATGACTGGGATCAAAATAGAAGAGGACAAGGACAAGACTCTAGTCCTATCAGATAGTGGGAAAAACCTACAGGACAAAATGATACATCCATCTGTGACCACTGCATTCTCAACACAGTTTGTGAATGTGAATGGAAATCTTCATATTCCTGTTACAATACAAGCTGGTGGGAGAGCCTACCAGTCTCTGAAATACTGGGATCCACAGCAAATACAGGTATTCCATATACTGTACCCTTTTTGTCTGTCACTAATCTGGAACTAATTAGAAATGTAAGTCTTCCTGAGTTGGTAAACCAAACAAGTGAGGGGGGACATCATAGAAGTATTTCATTCTCTATCTGTTATCTTTGTGATAATTTTTCATTGAAAAGAAAATACTGCATTAGGACAGTTAGATTGTATAGGTGAGGCCATTGGTAATGAACAATAGAATGTCGATCCGAAATTTAGAACTTACTGTGCATTATGGGATGGGAAAGACTTCCTCAACTTACCAGACTAGTATAGAGCACTAAGTAACTCTACTTCATCTCTGAAACATCTTCAGCTAAATGTTTAGTTTCAAATGCAGTTCAGATTGGTAAGGGACTTGGAAAAGTTCCAAGTATGCAAAGTAGCACACAAAGTAAATGTCATGTAAGGTACAATATAGAATTTCAGAGCACAGTACAAGCCCTAATTGCAATTTATCTAGTGCACTGTCTAAATTTGTTTTGGTTGCTTAAGTATGAGTATAGCTCTGGAGCACAGTGCAAGAGTTGTAAGCACAAAGAGTGATTtaaacttgctctctctctctccagacccTTTTGTACAGCCACAAAAAACAACTGGATAAAAACATTGGATTAAAAACTTTGCTCTCAAAACTTTCTCACCAGCTTCCATTTTGATCCCAAGAAGCTTTTCACATGGAAGGAAAACAAGCTTTCTAAATACCAAACCAAGAAAACACGACCGTGTTTGAACCACAAAACCAGGCTAAAGACCAGACCATTCTTCTGTG
Protein-coding sequences here:
- the LOC139278526 gene encoding transcriptional regulator QRICH1-like, with product MNHSLENSIPYEEYLRMKARTIPQHRMKEFLDSMNGKGSEEVQQFVQTPVTMYQQRGHYIYMDSADVAGSLLELARPISSPIQQHTSQGSPIGQQQMQSHHVQAQQVHQLEIQTDHQSLQAKQMQAQLQSQTSSEEPQSGSQAVNSIAQERRPSSSGVPQPVKKRKVDLPTEESYTMSQPSVQNTVTTVLTLPSQAQQQGYIPVRQELLTVDSSQLYGIVPATTSATGPLSNTESWTIYTTPAPCSEGQTVLHTAIPHDGCNLVQIDEIPMSMTGIKIEEDKDKTLVLSDSGKNLQDKMIHPSVTTAFSTQFVNVNGNLHIPVTIQAGGRAYQSLKYWDPQQIQTQVMQTHSAEHQIEVQADLMLPESLKPEEGASVWQNWAQVKNAEIMKEAESKPPLPGRRQPMKFREDALCATLVELNYGLCLMTKEARDSDGSPYEADLLYYFFLCIQKHMFENGRIDNIFADLYYSKFTERLHEALKEWHPKISPLGYVIPSRITEEMLWDCKQLGAHSPATLLYTLMYFNTKYFMLKTVEQHSKLAFSKVLKQMKKNPGNSKDKCSSIRYLRLYGQLQAGQKVTEDMYVEQLENSENPLRCPIKLYDFYLFKCPQSAKGRNDAFYLNAEPVVAPNSPIWYSTQPVSNEAMEQMLTRILMIREVQEACVTTHIFPFQ